The Williamsoniiplasma somnilux genome includes a window with the following:
- a CDS encoding glucose PTS transporter subunit IIA encodes MNMPQKVIVYSPCDGEIKKLKELNDGFFSEGLLGEGFYILPKSSDFYSPFENGKMLQIFNTKHAFFIEDQSGVNLLIHIGLDTVVLEGKPYNVLVKTGDLLNLKTIFTKVNFKLIKEKKLSLATPIVLDNNENPGWKFVWKTKAKEVKHGDKIGYLIYTKPKSQVISNQKKPLFSFKDAIKNGISFKNRYEEIASNIYHAVGEKNNYEKYYNCVTRLRFIIKDKSLVNEQEIKKNKIVKGIVWSGSEIQIIIGGEVEKLKEGLDQYLDNFLKSQNFELNNKKIENKSLGKTFLALIKGVIMPGLPFMIGVGILNALAAIFQQAGLIENVAPSAPFESYTIATQLIYLIGGGALLFMGIFFTYNAVKYFGGNPILGLGMGLILTAPILFKGNLVISGNGVISATPWSLPLITSKLNGLDYVWMKIGPSPGSIITAIIVAYIFVKAEKFAKNNFPNWSQSISTPTFSIFIASFLAFFIVSPIVSSFEAIIGFIFSYMDKIPFGLSIGLFALLWQPLVLTGAHGALITILQMPMMNDPEPYILGIKTIQILAGITFGTLGQVGAGIGLAFITKNKSISQILYGGIPAGLFGITEPIIFGANLPKFKPFLYGCLGSGIAGFVAGAMGATYYAGIATGMGGLFSILNANGPNGDTKSLIATIIGFAISLSLPALLVAFLAKDRLSETRGINLTNKIVNKIVKSKNISNKILLSSTKDLNSFYTKEIISKIKTFEKNESKIQNIVSRINFLHDKDEVNKNNLANKFNKYKNSLELSKHKSKLEKKMQNIIEKLNNSKFEIKIKKYELDLEKQKVNNSQIEKEIKIFTNNNIIKAQNITNVLKKIISVKVANKIFNKYWNSLNSVFINFGYEDKKKDKFSKQDKNILKNI; translated from the coding sequence ATGAATATGCCCCAAAAGGTTATCGTATATTCTCCGTGCGATGGTGAAATTAAAAAGCTAAAAGAATTAAATGATGGATTTTTTTCAGAAGGTCTACTTGGAGAAGGATTTTATATATTACCAAAATCTTCAGATTTTTATTCACCTTTTGAAAACGGAAAAATGTTACAAATTTTTAATACAAAACATGCTTTTTTTATCGAAGATCAGAGTGGAGTTAATCTTTTAATTCATATTGGTCTTGATACTGTTGTTTTGGAAGGCAAACCTTATAATGTCTTGGTGAAAACTGGAGACCTATTAAATTTAAAAACAATATTTACAAAAGTAAATTTTAAATTAATTAAGGAAAAAAAATTAAGTTTAGCTACTCCAATAGTTTTAGATAATAATGAAAACCCAGGTTGAAAATTTGTTTGAAAAACAAAAGCAAAAGAAGTGAAACACGGAGATAAAATCGGTTATTTAATTTATACAAAACCAAAATCACAAGTAATAAGCAATCAAAAAAAACCATTGTTTTCTTTTAAAGATGCAATTAAAAATGGTATATCTTTTAAAAATAGGTATGAAGAAATAGCTTCAAATATTTATCATGCTGTAGGAGAAAAAAATAACTACGAGAAATATTATAATTGCGTGACACGTTTGAGGTTTATTATTAAAGATAAGTCTTTAGTTAATGAACAAGAAATTAAGAAAAACAAAATAGTCAAAGGAATTGTTTGAAGTGGTTCTGAAATTCAAATAATTATTGGAGGAGAAGTAGAAAAACTGAAAGAAGGGTTAGATCAATATTTGGATAATTTTTTAAAATCTCAAAATTTTGAACTAAATAACAAAAAAATTGAAAACAAAAGTTTAGGTAAAACATTTTTAGCTTTAATAAAAGGTGTAATTATGCCCGGTTTACCATTTATGATAGGAGTTGGAATATTAAATGCTCTTGCTGCAATTTTTCAACAAGCTGGTTTAATTGAAAATGTTGCTCCTTCAGCACCCTTTGAGTCTTATACAATAGCAACACAATTAATATATTTAATTGGTGGTGGAGCTTTGTTGTTTATGGGAATTTTTTTCACATATAATGCTGTGAAATATTTTGGAGGGAACCCAATTTTAGGACTCGGAATGGGTTTAATATTAACGGCCCCAATTTTATTTAAAGGCAATCTTGTAATTAGTGGTAATGGGGTGATTTCGGCAACTCCGTGAAGTTTGCCATTAATAACTTCAAAATTAAATGGCTTAGATTATGTTTGAATGAAAATAGGACCATCTCCAGGTTCTATAATAACAGCAATCATTGTTGCTTATATTTTTGTAAAAGCAGAAAAATTTGCGAAAAACAATTTTCCTAATTGAAGCCAATCAATATCAACGCCAACATTTAGTATTTTTATAGCTTCTTTCTTAGCGTTTTTTATTGTTTCTCCAATAGTTTCATCATTTGAAGCAATAATAGGATTTATATTTTCTTATATGGATAAAATCCCATTCGGCTTATCAATTGGCTTGTTTGCTCTTTTATGACAACCACTTGTTTTAACTGGTGCTCATGGAGCCTTAATAACAATTTTACAAATGCCTATGATGAATGATCCTGAACCATACATTTTAGGAATTAAAACAATTCAAATTTTAGCGGGAATAACATTTGGAACATTGGGGCAAGTAGGTGCTGGTATTGGTCTTGCATTTATTACAAAAAATAAAAGTATTTCACAAATTTTATATGGTGGTATACCAGCTGGTTTATTTGGAATTACAGAACCAATTATTTTTGGTGCAAATCTTCCTAAATTTAAACCATTCTTATATGGATGTCTAGGTTCTGGAATAGCAGGATTTGTAGCTGGAGCAATGGGGGCCACTTATTATGCCGGAATTGCCACAGGTATGGGTGGGTTGTTCTCGATATTAAATGCAAACGGACCTAATGGAGACACTAAATCTTTAATAGCTACTATTATTGGATTTGCCATATCTTTATCACTACCTGCTTTGCTGGTTGCATTTCTTGCAAAAGATCGTTTAAGCGAAACTAGAGGTATTAACCTAACAAATAAAATTGTTAATAAAATTGTAAAATCAAAAAATATTTCAAATAAAATTCTTTTATCAAGCACAAAAGATTTAAATTCTTTTTATACAAAAGAAATTATTTCAAAAATTAAAACATTTGAAAAAAATGAATCCAAAATTCAAAATATTGTTAGCAGAATAAATTTTTTGCACGACAAAGATGAAGTAAACAAAAACAATTTAGCAAATAAATTCAATAAATATAAAAATAGTTTAGAATTATCAAAACATAAATCTAAACTTGAAAAGAAAATGCAAAATATTATAGAAAAGCTTAATAATTCAAAATTTGAAATCAAAATAAAAAAATATGAACTTGATTTAGAAAAACAAAAAGTAAATAATTCACAAATTGAAAAAGAAATTAAAATTTTTACCAATAACAATATTATAAAAGCACAAAACATTACAAATGTTTTAAAAAAAATAATAAGCGTAAAAGTGGCTAATAAAATTTTTAACAAATACTGAAATTCACTTAATTCGGTGTTTATTAATTTTGGCTACGAAGATAAAAAGAAAGATAAATTTTCTAAACAGGACAAAAACATTTTAAAAAATATTTAA
- a CDS encoding glycoside hydrolase family 1 protein, translating into MKKTINSNFLWGGSTSAYQIEGGWNEDGKEMSVQDTKTNIPKNTTDFKFASDHYHHWREGVAMMAEMGFKSYRFSISWTRVWSYKNNKANEKGIKFYRDLINELLKHRIEPIVTMYHFDLPDFLEKKGGWNSRETIEEFVNYAKLLIDNFGKKVKYWLTINEQNMMTLASGAISGLRDYTLKEIYQQNHNMFLAQAKVIKLIHELTSAKVGPAPNISSIYPNSSAPEDNLAALTFSNIRNWFYLDIAVFGKYNVFALDMLNKNDSMFDVKPEDMKILNNPLSKPDFIAFNYYASGTVKATDPNKNYISKYGGKLDQQTGFGLKGFYEQVQNPNLKKTQFGWEIDAVGFKNTMLELTSRYNLPLLLTENGIGGYDELDEKNQINDQYRIDYYKNHLKEMLKAIEMGVDLIGYNPWSAIDLVSTHEGIKKRYGFVFVNRTEDDLKDLKRYPKKSFAWYKKVIATNGKDLK; encoded by the coding sequence ATGAAAAAAACTATAAATAGCAATTTCCTTTGAGGAGGAAGCACAAGCGCTTATCAAATTGAAGGTGGCTGAAATGAAGATGGTAAAGAAATGTCTGTTCAAGATACTAAAACTAATATTCCAAAAAATACAACAGATTTCAAATTTGCATCAGATCATTATCATCATTGAAGAGAAGGTGTTGCAATGATGGCAGAAATGGGATTTAAAAGTTATAGATTTTCAATTTCTTGGACTAGAGTATGAAGTTATAAAAATAATAAAGCAAACGAAAAAGGAATTAAATTTTATAGGGATTTAATTAATGAATTATTAAAACATAGAATCGAACCTATAGTAACTATGTATCATTTTGATTTGCCCGATTTTTTAGAAAAAAAGGGTGGTTGAAATTCAAGAGAGACAATCGAGGAATTTGTTAATTATGCAAAGTTATTAATTGATAATTTTGGAAAAAAAGTTAAATATTGATTAACTATTAATGAACAAAATATGATGACATTAGCTTCTGGTGCAATATCGGGTTTAAGAGATTATACATTAAAAGAAATTTATCAGCAAAATCATAATATGTTTTTAGCACAAGCAAAAGTTATTAAATTAATTCATGAATTAACATCCGCAAAAGTAGGACCTGCGCCAAACATATCATCAATATATCCTAATAGTAGTGCTCCAGAAGACAATTTAGCAGCTTTAACATTTTCAAATATTCGTAATTGATTTTATTTAGATATTGCGGTATTTGGCAAATATAATGTTTTTGCACTTGATATGCTAAATAAAAATGATTCAATGTTTGATGTTAAACCAGAAGATATGAAAATTTTAAATAATCCTTTATCAAAACCAGATTTTATTGCATTTAACTATTATGCTTCAGGGACGGTTAAAGCAACTGATCCTAACAAAAATTATATTTCAAAATATGGCGGTAAACTTGATCAACAAACTGGATTTGGTTTAAAGGGCTTTTATGAACAAGTTCAAAATCCAAACTTAAAGAAAACTCAATTTGGTTGAGAAATAGATGCTGTTGGTTTTAAAAATACAATGTTAGAATTAACCTCAAGATATAATTTGCCGCTTTTACTTACAGAAAACGGAATCGGAGGTTATGATGAGCTTGATGAAAAGAATCAAATAAATGATCAATACAGAATTGATTATTATAAAAATCATTTAAAAGAAATGCTAAAAGCTATTGAAATGGGTGTTGATTTAATTGGTTACAATCCTTGAAGTGCAATTGACTTAGTCTCAACTCATGAAGGAATCAAAAAACGTTACGGTTTTGTTTTTGTCAATAGAACTGAAGATGATCTTAAAGATTTAAAACGCTATCCTAAAAAATCTTTTGCTTGATATAAAAAAGTAATTGCTACTAACGGCAAAGATTTAAAATAA
- the infA gene encoding translation initiation factor IF-1, translating into MAKEDLLEVEGIVVEVLPNAAFKVKLENEIVIDAHVSGKIRMNYIRILPGDKVTVAISPYDMTRGRITYRFK; encoded by the coding sequence ATGGCTAAAGAAGACTTGTTAGAAGTTGAAGGAATTGTTGTTGAGGTTCTTCCTAACGCTGCATTTAAAGTGAAATTGGAAAACGAAATTGTTATCGATGCCCACGTGTCGGGTAAAATCCGAATGAATTACATTCGCATCTTACCCGGAGACAAGGTAACAGTTGCTATTTCACCATATGATATGACACGTGGAAGAATTACTTACAGATTTAAATAA
- the map gene encoding type I methionyl aminopeptidase produces MVTVKNYEQISKMKIAGKVLGEAIAMLKEKTQIGVNCLDLDKAFEEFITKKGCTSNFKGYGGFPKTICISINDQLVHGIPQNRVLEDGDIVSIDTGCVFEGYHADAAFTKIVGNPKNDQAVQLLNVTEESLNLAIKMLKSGVRIGDIGHTIQSYVESFGFSVPREYTGHGIGTAMHEDPFIPNYGAAGTGMRLTEGMIICIEPMVQVGHFSTKVASDKWTVYSKDGSMAAHFEHTILITQDSCEVLTK; encoded by the coding sequence ATGGTAACTGTTAAAAATTATGAACAAATCAGCAAAATGAAAATTGCTGGTAAAGTTTTAGGTGAAGCAATTGCAATGTTAAAAGAGAAAACTCAAATTGGAGTTAACTGTTTAGATTTAGATAAAGCTTTTGAAGAGTTTATTACTAAAAAAGGTTGCACTTCAAACTTTAAGGGTTACGGAGGTTTTCCAAAAACTATTTGCATTTCGATTAATGATCAATTAGTCCACGGAATTCCACAAAATAGAGTACTTGAAGATGGGGATATTGTGTCTATTGATACAGGCTGTGTTTTTGAAGGCTATCATGCTGATGCTGCTTTTACTAAAATTGTTGGAAATCCAAAAAATGATCAAGCAGTGCAATTATTAAATGTAACTGAAGAATCACTTAATTTAGCAATCAAAATGCTAAAATCAGGTGTTCGAATTGGTGATATTGGTCATACAATTCAAAGTTATGTTGAATCATTTGGTTTTAGTGTTCCTAGAGAATACACAGGTCACGGAATTGGCACAGCAATGCATGAAGATCCGTTTATTCCTAATTATGGAGCTGCCGGAACTGGAATGCGTTTAACTGAAGGAATGATCATTTGTATTGAACCGATGGTTCAAGTTGGACATTTCTCAACAAAAGTAGCTTCTGATAAGTGAACAGTTTATTCAAAAGACGGCAGCATGGCCGCTCATTTCGAACACACTATTTTAATCACTCAAGATTCATGTGAAGTATTAACCAAATAA
- a CDS encoding MurR/RpiR family transcriptional regulator: MKNNFNKLIEVANSLENSSYKIIAETILKNFKKGCFLSQQKLSEEAHVSAPLITIFCQKIGYSGYREFLIYLKLDYEKYFSRNNINLNMQKKKYSLNIDYMREIYDNFFKDIILSSNFFEKFIKNLNKLQNLIIYNSHQTNKVGDFIMNLLNGKGFKSVKNFNPSENDINSWQNYCHANAIYLFFLLGHDTNEIMDAIQNNENREKIFIITSNGQKEKVQDFPNVFVISSHIAYNDFFYRTILLQTMFLIVCESLKIEKI, translated from the coding sequence ATGAAAAATAATTTTAATAAATTAATAGAAGTAGCAAATTCCCTTGAAAATTCTTCTTATAAAATAATTGCTGAAACTATATTGAAAAATTTCAAAAAGGGTTGTTTTTTATCACAACAAAAATTATCTGAAGAAGCACATGTATCAGCACCTTTAATAACTATTTTTTGTCAGAAAATTGGTTATAGTGGTTATCGAGAATTTTTAATATATTTAAAATTAGATTATGAAAAATATTTTAGTAGAAATAATATTAATTTAAATATGCAAAAAAAGAAGTACTCATTAAATATTGATTATATGCGTGAAATTTATGACAATTTTTTTAAAGACATTATTCTTAGCTCAAATTTTTTTGAAAAATTTATAAAAAATTTAAATAAATTACAAAATTTAATAATTTATAATAGTCATCAAACTAATAAAGTTGGAGATTTTATAATGAATTTATTGAATGGAAAAGGTTTCAAAAGTGTAAAAAATTTTAATCCAAGCGAAAACGATATTAATTCTTGGCAAAATTATTGTCATGCAAATGCTATTTATTTATTTTTTTTATTAGGTCATGACACTAATGAAATTATGGATGCAATTCAAAACAATGAAAATAGGGAGAAAATCTTTATAATAACTAGTAACGGACAAAAAGAAAAAGTTCAAGATTTCCCCAATGTTTTTGTAATTTCATCTCACATTGCTTATAACGATTTTTTTTATAGAACAATTCTTTTACAAACTATGTTTTTAATAGTTTGTGAAAGTTTAAAAATAGAAAAAATTTAA